GGATATCCATCTGAATATCTATCTTGGCATTATCTGCAGTTGATGGCGCAgatcctttttatttcagtggggCCAGAACTTCACTCAAATTTTTGATAGAGTCAAGGAAAATTGTGAATGCATCCCTGGGGACAAAGCTTTGTCTTCCTGTGCAAGGTATAAGAATCCCCAGTGGATTTGCATAACTCCAAAACCAGCCCAGCTGAGCCAAAAAAAATATAGGATAGCcttccctgagcagcagtgTGGTTTGGAGGCCAAGGGTCGGTGTGTGTTGGAGAGAAGGCTGGCTCCTATATGTGGTCCTTGGCAGCACCAAGACACCCAGCTCAGCCTTCAGACCACACCAATGCGTTCCTGCAGTTGATACCAATGCTGCCACCACTTGTGCTCCACTCCCCATGACAGCCTTTGAGTGAGATTTGGACGCACAGTTTACCAGATGacctttttgctttctcagctCTGGATAAGAGACAAcctttgtgatgaaaacagctgTGAAGCAAAACAGAGTTACTGGATTTGTGATTTAAGACCTTTCTTGTGTCATTTTTTGATACTcacccaggctgctgcttctctctacCCATAGCTGCAGGCAATGGGGAGTGTTTTCCCTGGTCTCAGGCAGCCAAGAGGTACCAGCACCTGCTACTGCCTGGGGTTCATTTAAACATTGTAGTTGTTTGGAAGACCTTGAAGAGGGACACCTGGAGCTGTTCAAATCATACACCACCCAGAACTGCCAGGCTGGCACCCTGCCTACATCCAGATTGTGGCTGGGTACTCAGCTCCTTCCACCACCTGTAAGGGAGCCAGTGTCTGGCAGCCCTGTACCATAGAAAGTCTGAATTCCTCCTCTCCACTTGAACTTAGACACCACAAGAAGTTCAACACCTCACAGTTTTGGCTGCTGTGATGCAAGGGCTTAGTGTTTTTAGGGTGCAATTCAAGTAAGCAAAGGGTGCTGTGCTGGGCCAAAGCCCCACTTCCAGTGTGCTTCAGGCTGAAGATATGATGGCCACCTCCCTTGCCCTGGCACCTTGTCCTGGGGCCGTCCCCACTCCCCATGGGCCCAGGACCTCCAGAGATCCAAACCTCTGGCCATGCCTGTTTGAAAAGTGTTGGGAGGAGGCTGGTCCTGGTGGTGAAATTGGGATCCTGGAAATAACTGCTGTGAGAAAAGCTTGGACATCAGTAGTCAAGACTTGATGTGGAATATCATAGCAGCTGTTGGGAGACTGCAGGCAGGCATGCTTATTGATGGGCATACTTAATGGACAATATACCTTTTGGTCTGGTGTGAACATGATGCTATTACACAAAAGCATCCCTGGACACTCTTATCTATTCCATAGCATAGGACTCCATTGGGGGGAACCATAAAATGACCCAGTTCACCTCTTAATATCTTCTTATAATGTAAGAAGAAATCAGATATAGAGAGTAAATTTTATTTGCCCCAGCCACAATAAAACTATAATTGGAAATTCAAGACATATATAGACAGCACATGAGAGTGTGGATTTACCTAACACATAGATTAAATTGTTTGAGAACACTTCATCTTTACATTAACTTTTTCCCTGCAAAGCTGCCAAGGTCAGTAAGACCTTGGTTCATCTGCTGCGTAAGTGCCAGTTGCTTAAGTCAGAGCAGCTGTGGGACAAGTCTCTTGAAACATTCCTACCTCCCAAATTTGTGAATTGGTGGAGAATCTCACAAATGTGTGTCAGAACCTTTTCCAGCCCTCCTTGTCCCCTACTGCCATTTAGGTTTTCTAATGCAGCATATTTCTCCATGTTCCTCTGAACATACCTGCCCTCTGGGGTGAGAAAACAGAGCATTAGCTAAAAACTTGCTTAGCAACATTTACTGGAAGTGTTCATCGCGCTCTTTCTTGTTCAACTGAAGAGCAATACATACAGTACTTACTGCACATGAACCATAAATCCTTGTGGCTGATGCACTCTGCACAGGTGTCGATAGATGAGTAATGCAGTCTTCACATCCCATgaaagaccttttttttaatcttttttgcaattggcttttttaaatttctaacTTAGGCTACCCATACGTAAGACCAAATTCTGTGGGAGTCTCTGGGCCCAGGGTCTGAGCTAGCTTTTTGCATGCATGAAGCTGAACATTCAGTCCCTGAAATGGCTAGAGAGTCCCAAAGTGAAGGATATTAAAACCTAATTTTCAGtcttaattttagaaaaagctgCTCCAGTGTTATATGGTACAGAGATATCTCATTAGCTCATACCAGATCCCTGCCTTTGGAGGGCTCTTTCACTGTGCTAATGGCACTTTGACATTTTGTGGATTAATCTTTCAGGTTCCATAATCAATTTAACATTAACATTCATGTAAACtattaatgaaataatattaaaaaagaaaaatgttacaacAATACTGCAACATTTTAATGCCTCATTAAAATCATTAGTAATGCTAATATTAAAGAACTTACTTCATCTTTCAGAGAACCCCAAATAAATCATAATCAAATGTTTGCTAACGTACAGccagagaaataatttatacaTTGCTGGCATATAGGCATCACGTACGCTAAAGATGACACCATAAGGTCATATTATTAAGCATTCACAACTAGTTCTGGCTTTGGAAACTCTCTGTACacagtattattttataattatcaTTAAACATACTGAATattgtttgtggtttttatttatgagaaaaatatatagtgTGCCTCTCAGCCAGCCAGTGCTTTCATggatgtgatgggttgaccctggctggttgccaggtgcccaccaaagccgttctatcactccccctcctcagctggacaggggagagaaaatataacaaagagcttgtgggtcgagataaggacagatcactcaccacttaccgtcacgggcaaaacagactcaacttggggaaaattattacaaatcaaccagagtagggtaatgagaaagaaaaccgaatctcagaacaccttccctccacccctcccttcttcccgggcacaacttcactcccggcttctctaccaacccccccagcggcacagggggacggggaatggggtttacggtcagttcatcacacgttgttttctgccgcttcatcctcctcagggggaggactcatcacactcttccctgctccagcgtggggtcccacccacgggagacagtcctccacgaacttctccaacgtgggcccttcccacgggctgcagttcttcacgaactgctccagcatgggtcctttccacgacgtgcagtccttcaggagcgcactgctccagcgtgggtcccccacggggtcacaagtcctgccagaaaacctgctccgtgggctcctctctccacagatccgcaggtcctgccaggagcctgctccagcgcggggttcccacggggtcacagcctccttcgggaacccacctgctccggcgtggagtcctccacgggctgcaggtggatatctgctccaccgtggacctccatggactgcagggggacagcctgcctcaccatggtcttcaccacgggctgcaggggaatctctgctccggcgcctggagcatctcctccccctccttcttcactgaccttggtgtccgcagggttgtttctcctacatgttctcactcctctctccggctgccgaattctgcctgtcccaacttttttccttcttaaaaatgttatcacagaggcgttaccactatcgctgattggctcggccttggccggcggcgggtccgtcttagagccggctggtattggctctctctcgaacacaggggaagcttccagcaacttcttacagaagccacccctgtaacacccccccccgctaccaaaaccttgccacacaaaaccaatacactaCGCAAAGTGCCACAGCTCGatatttccaaatttttcctTCTCGCTTTGACGAGGCATCTGTAAACCAGACATTTTACAATTGTCCAGAAAACGGAGGAGCTACTTGTATTACAGACAAAAGCTCGGGTGTTTCCCTATCTGGGTTTACCTCATCTTGTATATTTAACACTTTCGCGGCTCCtccagatacagaaaaaatttCACAATAGCGTTCTATTTGTGCATACCATTTCCTCACAGAGGCTCTCTGGGCCACCCcgtcggggggggggagttCCTGCCAAAACTGCTTTGATCACTTTAAATGGACCTCTGAGCACTATAGGTTGTTGCCGGATGGTCTGTTCGGCTTCTCTCAGAGCTAAACTAACTACAAATAGACCTTTTTCCCAAGTTGTAtacctttttttcagcatctttaaaGCTACGAGAATAAAAACCAATGGGCCGAACAGGCCCCTCTGGACCCTTTTGCCACAAATGGATTGACAGTCCAGTTTTGGCAATCCCCCACTCAATTTGAACCGGGTCTGTTGGGTGAATGGGACCAAGGGCCTGATAGGCATTCGCTTCAAATACCAACAACTGTAAAGCCTCGTCATGGACCTGAGTCCATTCCCACTGAGCTCTCTTTCGCAACAAGTCATACAGGGGTCTAGCAATAATTGAGAAATCAGGAATATGTTTCCTCCAAAGCACAAGCAACCCTAGTGCATGCTGTAAGTCTTTCTTTGACTCTGGCATCTTGATCTGATCAAGAGAGGAAAGGGTATCCGGTGGGATACATGTCATGCCTCCCTTCCACCAGATTCCTAAAAATTTTACCTCACTTGAAGGGGTTTGTATCTTCTCAGGTGGAATTGTCAACCCTATACTTTCTAAATGGGTGATGATGTCGTTCTGGGTCTCTCTAACTTCTTCTACCTGACTCCCTCCTATGAGCACATCAGCTATATATTGATAGATCTTTACCTCTGCTTTTACGGGAATTCTTTCCAGCTCTTGCGCATGGTGAGCCAGCGTGGGGGAGTGCTTGTATCCTTGAGGCAGTCGTGTAAAGGTGTACTGTTGTCCTTCCCAGGTGAAGGCAAAGCGATCCTGGTCCTCAGGTTGTAAAGggaccataaaaaacatatccttAACATCAATTGTTGCCATGACAGGGTGGGATTGTTCCTGAATGGCAGCTATCAATTCAGCAGTTTGGTACAGCAGCTGTTAGTGGACCTGTGTTGGCATTGAGCCTCCTGTAATCTATTGTCAATCTCCATTTGCCGTTTGGTTTTCGGACTGGCCATGCTGGAGAGTTGAAGGGGGAGTGAGTGGGAACTACAACCCcttgtttctttaaatcctCCAGAACTGGCATAATTCCTTCTCTTGCTCCTAGAGGCACTGGGTAGGGTTTAACATTTGTCAATTTGGAAGGGGGGAGGGTAGGTGCTGCTTGCAATAGACGCACCTCTGTGCCGGATGTTTCGGCCAATTGCCTAATCTGAGGGACACCAAAAGACCATGAGTTTCCCTGGGTGTCACGCCACTGTCTACCCTTCAAAACATCTATACCTAGAAGATTCATCTGGAAGGATCCTACGGCCACCATGGTATTGACAGGGTTTTCCTCCCCTGGCAACCATAGTGTCACCGGAGTCATAGGCACTGATTGTGTTTTTCCCAAGGCATTTAAGACAATCAGATTTCTAGATGGAATTGAGATTCCACATTGTTCTGCTTCAGTCCGCCTTAGCGCAGTAATTTGTGCCCCAGTATCAATTAAAAAGGTCACCGGTCTTTTCCTTGGTCCTACAGCAATAGTAATCAGTAAATCCCCTTTAGTATTGCAGGTGAGTTGTCTAACAAACATCCATCCTCCGCCTCCCCCCTCACCTTCAGGGGGCAGAGGGTCTAGTTTCCCGCCACCTTCTTCTCCCTAGCCGGCTCCTCCTCAAGGTCTATCAAGGGTGGGGCACTAGGGGTTGGTTTGGAAACGGCCCTTTGCCCTGACCAATTCTGCACAAGTTGCTCCAATTTTTGGGTCGGGAGTCTGTCCATCAAGTCCCAGGGAATGCCTTTCTGAAGCCCTAGCTGCCACAGTCCCTGTCGAGTTAGGGGCCTCTCTTTTCCAGGGGGTAATTGCCGCCCACTAAGTCGTTGTACGATcctgttttcagttctttgagACAATCCCCCAATGGGGCCATATTTTCTCCCAGAATTAATCAATTCCTGAGCTATCTCTCCCCATGTCCATACTTTTCTCCCTAACTGCCGATGATCAGGGGACATTTTCCCCTCCAGAGTGGCCATAAATCTTTCTCCATCGGGGGTTTTTTGAATCCTCCCTTGCAATTGAATTCCAATGGGTTTCAGAGAGTCGGGAAGTCCCCGTATCAGAGGAGTCATCCTCTCTGGGTCCACAGGCATCATCATCGGGGAGCCCTGGTGGGGCTTGAGCTCCCGATCATACATCATCTGGAGACATGCCGCCTTTTGCACACTTTCCACTAACTGATCCACCGTACCGGTTATGGCAAGGGGATCTCCCCTCTCCAAGGGGTTCAGCCCTCCGGCCCAATACGCAGCTCTCTGAGTCAATGACCATGGGGCTCGGCGATCGCCAGTAGTTAGAAACACACCCGGACCCCAATatccttctgcttctttctctgacaACAAAATTCCATCCCCTCCTGACAAAGACACTCTCCACACATACTCTGTCTCCGATTCCTTCGCAGCccttgcaaaatcttttttcagctttgctaaATCAGTTGCTGTAAATGGGACTTCTTTGGTGATAACCTGAGGACGGTCATCACTATCATCCTCATACACATACTCTGTTTTAATCAGTGGATACATATGTGGGAGGCTTTCTATGGTTTCTTTTGCCCTCTGCAAATCTCCTTGGGGGTAGATTTGCCGTATCCCTTTCTCCGCAAGCGTCACTTCTACCTCCGCCTGTGTATCCGCCTCTCTCAAAAGTTGATTCCTCAATTCCTCTTTTAATATCACATTTTggttcctttcctcctccagtaATTGCTTACTTTCAATTGTTCCTGCAAATTTTTGTTTACCATCTGCAGGGAGTCTATTACATTATCAGTTTGACAagacttctgctttctctcttccaccGCAGCTATCAGACTCGCTCCCAACACCGCACAAATtatagcttttcctttccccttcttaatCTTAGCTTCCTTCTGCAAGATTCTTATCCTATCTACCACACTCTGTGGTTGAAACCAGTGGTTTTTCGCCCCATCTTGTCCCTGGAGTGAGGGGCGAGATCGGTGCGCCTCTAAAAGACCATATAGTTTATCTATTCCTTCAACCCGTGAGGGCACAAAATCACAAACATCAACAGTTTTCTGAGCATCCATTTTCTCTAACACAAAGCAGGGGGGTCTGCGTCCTGAGAGGGTCACAACTTAACAACAAATTCCCCCTATTTGCTCTCAGAAGGGCACACTTCAAAGTTACAGACCAACACAAAGGAGGGGGTTACTTCCTGAGAGGGTCCCACAGTAGTACCAAATTCCCCCTTTTCACTCTCAGAAGGACACACTTCAAAGTTACACGCTAACTCAAAGGATGGGGTTACGTCCTGAGAGGGCCACACATGAGTATCCAAATTCCCCCTATTCACTCCCAGGAGCCAGACTGCACATTAACACAAAAATTCCACAACAAAGTAGTACAGCACTCTCATCTCTGGggatcctgtccgtgacgccaatttaaaaaatgtcccGATCCAATATCGGGGAGGGTTCTTaaatgatcccaagagcgagattaagacacaaacgaggtcagatGCCGTACAaccttacaagttttatttcctataacaactgataatagcgacaggacagagggaagaagaaaggaaaaagaggcagacctAAGCAAGAAAACGGGAGAGATGCAGCAAGACTAGTTATCACCACCACGAAGCCAGCAACGTCCCGTTGACTCGGTCTCGGTGCAGGTGATGGGGGTCCAAGTTCCAGGTTGCAGCAGACAGACGACGATGACAAGTCCCAGTTTCAAGCGCTGATTATCAATCCCTTGCAgttcctttcagttcctttttccagtcccttgcagttcctttttcGAGGGAGGAGTACGCAGTTTTTCCAAAGAGTTCAGCCATTCCCACAGAGACTGCTAGCTTCAGGCGGATATGGTGATTTCTTCAGGGCCTTCAGCACGTACTCCCCACAGCAACAGGATGCTGAGGCTAGCAAATGGTCAGCAAAGTCGAGACAAATATAGTCCAACAGTCTCTTACAGTCTCTTACACCATCCAGGAGCAGTTTGCACTCTTTGCACTGGCTCACCCTCATGCAGAGTGTGTCTTTTGGGGGTGTCCTGGAGTCCTACGCCCTGAACACAATGCCACTCTGACCCTGGGAAGAGGGCAGGCAATAGGCAATCTAGATAACAGGAAATCTCGATGGTCCTCCTCCTTGTACAGGGTGTTTCCATAGAGGGTAGTTTTGGCATGATTTGTCTCGTCCAAACAGTACAATTTCTGAAGCTCCTTTTGTTGCACTAGTCAGTAGTCTAACACAAGTGAGCATTGGGGAGCTACTGCTCTGGAAACCCTCACCTCTGCTCACTCTGCACTGATTTCCCCAAGTAGACAGGTTCCCACTTTCTTTTGGTAACAGTCCTAAATAAACCCACTGTCTCCCCCCTCTGCATTGTACTCCTCACGTGCTTTGAGAGCACTATCCTTGCAGGCAATCACACTGGCACTCAGAGAAAGCCACCACCCTCAACTGCCCTCAGTCAAAGCTATGCAGACCCATGCTATTTGTGAAGACAAATATAGCGTTAAACCACTttagtcttccttttctttttgaagcatTTTCCACTAAGCAGGACCCCCTACATGGAGTGAGAAGAGCCAGAGGGCTCCTGGGAGCTGAACGATGCCCCAGCCTTGGCGCTCAGCTGCACCTCTGGGGCCAGGGAGGGGGATGCCCACAGCCCTACAATGCTCCCAAGAGCCTTACAAGGAGGAGCAGCCCAAAAGTGTCCACATACACTGGGTTTAGTTCCTTATTGTGGCTCCTGACAAAAATGTGTGAAGGCAGAGAGCACCAGCTTCTTTCTGTCTCTGGGTTTCTCATCTGGGTCTAAGCCACGTGCCTTGGGCTTCCTGAGCCAGTGCATCCCATAGTATTAACTAATACCACTGAAGGACCCAGCTGGGACAGGCTGGACACACTACTCACAGCTAGCAAAGCTGTTGCCTGTGTCCTCAGCAGATTAGTTTCTTTGTGTCTCCTCCACAATCTGAGGAACAGCATCAACACAGCAGTTATCAAGCTACTCTTTTTAAATGGTCATCTGGATTCACACTCTTTGATGtgtttatacatatataatatgcATTATACATATACATCTTATTCCTGGGGTCATACTTTCCCTGAGATCTGTCACTACACCACAGTTCTTCCTCACCAGACTCTCTAGCAAACATATGCAGGCATGGGGATTAATGAATTCACCAGGGCAACTGGATTGCTTTTGATGGTTAAAAACTGTTACTAGAAGAGGGAAAGCTAATCTATTGCTCTCCTCTGGAAAGAGGGTGGGGAGTAAAACCACAACCTAAACCAttggcagggtttttttatctgAATGTCTCTGCTCTGGACTGTAGGTGTCACTCTGCCTACAATTGCCAAAGTCTAAGAGCAGACCAGGACAACCTCCTTCCCCAACACAAAGCCTTGAATCATTCTATCGAGAGATACAGTTGGTTGTTGTTGCTATTACATTTCACTAATATTATCATTTAGAGCCTTGTCTTGTGCctactgaagagaaaatgcaaactCCACCAGCCTTCCAGGAGCCCCCATGCTCTTCCAAGTTCTCTTtgagattgcttttttttccctagaagaTATTAGTCTGTGTTATTACAGATTTACTACATCTATCTTGTTATCTTCATTTGagtatttctgtcctttcaaaAGATCcctttacaaatattaatttgcACCATCTTGATAGCAGCTTTCAATTCAGAGCAACAATGTGACTTCTTAATGAAATTTGTAAATTTATCTATTCTTGGATCATATTCATAGCAAGCCCCAAATGGCTACCAAAAGAAAGAGTGAAGAATCTGAAgagaagcagtaaaaataaaaaatgaaaagcaaaactgtgaGAAATAATTGCACTGCTCTGTTCACACGATTAAGAAGCATATCAGAGAAAAACAGTTAAATTAACTTACTGAGCGCTTACAGAAGTTTTAAAGCTCTACTGTCAGTTCAATTGAATAAATACCCTAACAACAAGCACACTGATTTCTAAAGCAGATGACACTTTCCAGCAGCCCAAGATGGTCTCTATGACACTGACAGTCACCTCCTCTCCTTGGCCTTTGTAGCATTATAGCCTACCAAGGATGATTTCAGACTGTCAGGGCTCAAACACAGCTGTTCCCTTTCCAGAAACCAAACAGCCCAGCCTTCCACTTTCTATGGCAACAACAGTGAGACCTTTGCAATCTGACCTGCCGAGGAAAACCTGCTGTTA
The Aquila chrysaetos chrysaetos chromosome W, bAquChr1.4, whole genome shotgun sequence genome window above contains:
- the LOC121232785 gene encoding uncharacterized protein LOC121232785 is translated as MYPLIKTEYVYEDDSDDRPQVITKEVPFTATDLAKLKKDFARAAKESETEYVWRVSLSGGDGILLSEKEAEGYWGPGVFLTTGDRRAPWSLTQRAAYWAGGLNPLERGDPLAITGTVDQLVESVQKAACLQMMYDRELKPHQGSPMMMPVDPERMTPLIRGLPDSLKPIGIQLQGRIQKTPDGERFMATLEGKMSPDHRQLGRKVWTWGEIAQELINSGRKYGPIGGLSQRTENRIVQRLSGRQLPPGKERPLTRQGLWQLGLQKGIPWDLMDRLPTQKLEQLVQNWSGQRAVSKPTPSAPPLIDLEEEPAREKKVAGN